The proteins below are encoded in one region of Belonocnema kinseyi isolate 2016_QV_RU_SX_M_011 chromosome 5, B_treatae_v1, whole genome shotgun sequence:
- the LOC117172522 gene encoding uncharacterized protein LOC117172522: MMPTMPPDNHQISLKVIEAVKQHPVLYISEVKSSVIKLQEFRQKVWKRISDELGLDSGWVKLRWKNLRDTYCRILKYKNKAEKGIRRKKWIFEDHLGFLKFPYEPDFEPQCVVLSDEYVQDINCGGLSCDDLLEQLEDRDEDYSEYLELEETAADPISAISRNEAEIATRNLTQTLSESPEPVRKKPDVTSYAQEIESKYRKIRPKRVKLDEPSPVEINNYNIQTKNSASIQENLENSIFLTSPTTNLTQYPINNKESEPEEEVEEENEDEEKQIKSGLELFFDSMAQTVKKLPSKVQADIKLDICRIVTEAEVRFSKRLLEETDEETGGPDSGLIPKLVLIPCSMIDKQKK; the protein is encoded by the exons atgatgCCAACAATGCCACCCGATAATCATCAAATTTCGCTGAAAGTTATCGAAGCTGTGAAACAACACCCGGTGCTTTATATTTCCGAAGTCAAAAGCAGTGTCATCAAATTGCAGGAATTTCGACAAAAAGTTTGGAAAAGGATTTCAGATGAATTGGGACTTGATT ccGGTTGGGTGAAACTCAGATGGAAGAATCTTAGAGACACATACTGTCGAATcctaaaatacaaaaacaaaGCTGAGAAAGGAATCCGgagaaaaaaatggatatttgaaGATCACTTGGGCTTCCTGAAATTTCC TTACGAGCCAGATTTCGAACCCCAGTGTGTCGTTCTCTCCGATGAATACGTCCAGGACATAAATTGCGGCGGCCTGAGTTGCGACGACCTCCTCGAACAATTGGAAGATCGAGACGAGGACTACAGCGAGTACCTAGAATTAGAAGAAACAGCCGCCGATCCGATTTCGGCAATTTCCCGAAATGAGGCGGAAATCGCGACCCGGAATTTGACGCAAACCCTTTCCGAGAGTCCGGAACCTGTCCGGAAAAAGCCGGACGTCACCTCCTACGCCCAGGAAATAGAATCAAAATACCGGAAGATTCGACCCAAAAGGGTCAAACTGGACGAGCCGAGTCCGGTCGAGATTAATAATTACAATATCCAAACGAAAAACTCCGCCTCGATTCaggagaatttagaaaattcgatatttttaacGAGTCCGACGACGAACTTGACACAGTATCCGATCAACAATAAAGAATCTGAGCCGGAGGAGGAAGTTGAGGAGGAAAATGAGGACGAGGAGAAGCAGATCAAAAGCGGCCTCGAGCTTTTTTTCGACAGCATGGCGCAGACGGTGAAAAAATTGCCCTCGAAAGTCCAGGCGGACATTAAATTAGATATTTGTAGGATAGTGACGGAGGCAGAAGTGAGATTTTCCAAGCGACTTTTGGAAGAGACGGATGAAGAAACGGGGGGACCGGATTCGGGACTGATTCCGAAATTAGTTCTGATTCCTTGCAGCATGATTGACAAGCAGAAAAAGTGA